One part of the Gossypium raimondii isolate GPD5lz chromosome 1, ASM2569854v1, whole genome shotgun sequence genome encodes these proteins:
- the LOC128040605 gene encoding uncharacterized protein LOC128040605: MGSDKTRQQQVINLRREFENLKMKESETIKQYSDRIMATVNNIRLLGEDFSDSRVVEKVITTLPEREEQVGRRRVLKVLFKQRSEKAPAQVRKLRSLGLKRGKDQRKMPVEGGFHHAFTARRLIIWRSILGLDWTYNYKSHKYGHHEKISRSHEKAQAQPVQAKSAVDVQAQEEHVFTASCFAANSKSSWLVDSGCSHHMAADESLFKNIDRSYVSKVRIGNGNLIEAKGRGDVVIHTGSGNKIISDVLYVPEIDQNLLSVGQLVKKGFSLVFKNDSCVISDAHGREIVSAPIGDKCFMLWM, encoded by the exons ATGGGATCAGACAAGACTAGGCAGCAACAAGTCATCAACCTTAGAAGGgagtttgaaaatttgaagatgaaggagTCAGAAACTATCAAGCAATATTCTGATAGGATTATGGCTACTGTCAATAATATTAGACTCCTTGGAGAAGATTTCAGTGACAGCAGGGTTGTTGAGAAGGTTATTACCACCTTACCTGAAAG AGAAGAGCAAGTAGGCAGGAGGAGAGTCCTGAAGGTGCTTTTCAAGCAAAGGTCGGAGAAGGCTCCAGCTCAAGTCAGAAAGCTAAGAAGCCTTGGTTTGAAAAGAGGGAAAGATCAAAGAAAGATGCCGGTAGAAGGAGGTTTCCACCATGCGTTCACTGCAAGAAGACTAATCATTTGGAGAAGTATTCTTGGACTGGACTGGACATACAATTACAAAAGTCATAAGTATGGCCATCATGAGAAAATCAGTAGAAGTCATGAGAAGGCACAAGCACAGCCAGTGCAAGCCAAGTCTGCCGTGGATGTCCAAGCTCAGGAAGAGCATGTATTTACAGCTTCATGTTTTGCAGCTAACAGCAAGAGCAGTTGGCTTGTGGATAGTGGCTGCTCACACCACATGGCTGCAGATGAGAGCCTTTTCAAGAACATTGACAGGAGCTATGTCTCGAAGGTCAGGATAGGCAATGGCAACTTGATTGAAGCAAAAGGCAGAGGTGATGTGGTGATTCACACTGGTTCAGGTAACAAAATTATTTCTGATGTGCTCTATGTGCCAGAAATAGACCAAAATTTACTCAGTGTAGGCCAGCTAGTCAAGAAAGGCTTTTCACTAGTTTTCAAGAATGATTCTTGTGTTATAAGTGATGCTCATGGTAGGGAGATTGTCTCAGCACCTATAGGAGACAAATGTTTTATGCTTTGGATGTGA
- the LOC105786792 gene encoding heavy metal-associated isoprenylated plant protein 41-like produces MTMRGLRKLMLSAENGESDEEEKRDSHYSSNHQILLVGEGDFSFSLSLANAFASASNICASSLDSYDILVKKYKNAISNLENLEKLGACLLHEVDATNMKHHTDLANRKFDRIIFNFPHAGFHGKEDNPHMIRMHRNLVQGFFRSARGMLRANGEIHVNHKTNAPFSLWNLKKLASGCFLALIQCVDFNVEDYPGYHNKRGDGSRCDEPFPLGKSSTFKFGFFPRAKKASKATKRWGSMCNKSQHFQTISMPMQLRSTSDFNYHRRNHTVNRIPLRVKLRPVIPNQNQYSGVFDRNFNGLVQTCQANCLRSDFDARYDDLGSLRHGLDRQLVEVPRTLNGNSYYMHEHKPARHSVDRQMVEMPGALNGNLYYMHEHEHELARISNSRPHLHRALACPTYQLKVPNTRDVLRL; encoded by the exons ATGACAATGAGAGGCCTCAGAAAGCTAATGCTCAGTGCTGAAAATGGAGaatcagatgaagaagaaaaaagggacTCTCACTATTCATCCAACCATCAAATACTGTTAGTTGGTGAAGGggatttctctttttctttgagtTTGGCCAATGCTTTTGCCTCTGCCTCTAACATTTGTGCTTCTTCCTTAGACTCCTATG atattttggttaagaaatacAAGAATGCAAtttcaaatttggaaaatcttgAGAAGCTAGGGGCATGCTTACTACATGAAGTGGATGCAACCAACATGAAGCATCATACTGACTTAGCCAACCGAAAGTTTGATCGAATCATCTTCAATTTTCCACATGCTGGCTTTCATGGAAAGGAAGATAATCCCCATATGATTCG GATGCATAGGAACCTTGTACAAGGTTTCTTTAGGAGTGCAAGGGGCATGCTTCGAGCTAATGGTGAAATTCATGTAAACCACAAGACCAATGCTCCGTTTTCCCTATGGAATCTTAAGAAATTAGCTTCTGGGTGCTTTCTGGCATTAATTCAGTGTGTAGATTTCAATGTAGAAGATTACCCAGGTTATCACAACAAGAGAGGGGATGGTTCAAGATGTGATGAACCCTTTCCTCTTGGCAAGAGCAGCACCTTCAAATTTGGCTTTTTCCCTAGAGCTAAGAAGGCGTCTAAAGCAACCAAAAGATGGGGTTCAATGTGTAACAAATCTCAGCAttttcaaaccatttcaatgcCAATGCAGCTGCGTTCAACTTCTGATTTCAACTATCATCGAAGGAATCATACTGTGAATCGCATCCCACTGCGTGTTAAACTGCGTCCTGTCATCCCTAACCAGAATCAATACTCCGGGGTCTTCGATAGAAACTTTAATGGTTTGGTCCAAACATGTCAAGCGAATTGCCTGAGGTCTGATTTTGATGCAAGATATGATGATCTAGGAAGCTTGAGGCATGGTCTTGACAGACAATTGGTAGAGGTGCCAAGAACCTTGAATGGTAACTCGTATTACATGCATGAGCACAAGCCAGCGAGGCATAGTGTTGACAGACAAATGGTAGAGATGCCAGGAGCCTTGAATGGTAACTTGTACTACATGCATGAGCATGAGCATGAACTTGCCCGTATTAGCAATTCGAGGCCTCATCTTCACAGGGCGCTTGCATGTCCAACCTACCAGCTGAAAGTACCTAATACTCGGGATGTTCTCCGTTTGTAA